The genomic region AAATTATACTGGGTGCGCGGTAATTCCAAAGTCCGGCACTGAAGCAGTAGAGATAAATTAAAAGTCTCGCCCAGATTTTGACAATCTTGTTGCAGTTGGTCGAAATTCAGCTTAGCACCTGCTAAAGCTAATGCTGTATAACCGCCGTAGGAATGCCCGACAACTCCGACTTGTTGTAAGTTGAGGGCAAAAGACGGATCGGCGCGATCGATTTGTGCCAAAACATCGAGCAAATAGGATACATCCAGCGGACGATTGATAAACTCCCTTGGAGGCGTGACGGCACTAGCGCGACCATTAAGGAGCGATCGCAGTTGTTCGGCATTGCTATTTGGATGTTCGGGAACGGCAACGGCAAAACCGTAACTGGCTAGCTGCTGGGCGAGATATCTAAAGGTGTTGCGGTCTGAGCCTAAACCGTGTGAAATGACAATGACTGGGAAGCGAGGGGAATTGGTGGTTGGTAATTGGTAATCGGTAATCGGTAATTGGTAATTACTTCCTTGTCCGCCTTGTCTCCCTTGTCCCCTTGTTCTCTCTTCCCCCTGCTCCCTGCTCCCTACTCCCTGCTCCCTTGGTAAATAAAAATCGGCAATAAAGGCGCGATCGCGGCTGCGATCGTAAAGTTCTAAGGTGCGTTTCGTCCAAGTAAAACTTCCGCGTTGGCGTAAGTCTGGTAATTGGGAGAAATTGGCAGGCTGTTGGGCGATCGCAGCCGCGGATTGTCTCTGCACTAGAGCGATCGCTTGATTCGTGCGATTGATTACAGCTTGTAATTCCTCTACAATCTCTAAACTTTGCCCCAGATTGACTCGAATGCCATTTGTGGGAAACTGACGCAAGACATCGAGTAAGGTAAAGCCTTGACGATTTTCTGCCGCTGCTACGATGAGAGCCGAGCGAATTGCATAAAATCCAGGCAGTCTTGCTTCAGTCCGAATCAGTTGTCCCAGTCGTTGTAATAAAGTTTCGCCAATCGAGGAGTAAAGAAATTGAGAGATTGCCACCGGACCCAGATCGACTGGTGTAGTCAATATGCGTCGCAGCCGCTCCATCTGTGCGGGGTTGAGCCTGCGGGCATAATCGATCAGTCCGCCCTTAATTTCGCCTGTTTTGGCAAACTCTGCCAAATCCTCGATCGCCACAGAACTTTCAAAAGCGCCGTATGTCGCGTAAATGCGATCGGCTGCGACTGCGGTTTGTACTCCTGTAGCTGGAAATAACAACAAAGAAAGTGTAATTCCCAAAGATTTAAAGAATTTACTGGTCAGAAGTTGTTGCAACACGGTTATGATGCCATTAAAATCTTGCCTCGTACTCTACTAGCAACTGACTCTCGCCGCTCAAATTGGTAGAGGCACGTACCAAGATTTGGTCGTTGAGGCGATAAATCAAGTTGTAACGCCAGGGAGCGTCAGCAGCAAATACCCGCGAGAAGGAGATAGAGAAATCGTTGGTGATGTCAAACACTGCTTCTGCTGCTAAACCGAGGACAGATGCCTGTTCTTCTGGTTCGGTGACGATGGTAGGAAACAAGCGTAATTCATCGATGCCTAAAGCCTCACCAATCTCGGTAGTATTGTCTTGGAAGTTGGACAGTAGGGTAGAACCTGCCATTATGGCAAGTCCTAGTGTAGGATTTCCTCTACCCAAAGTATTGATAAAGGAACCGCCTAACAGCGCGATGCTCTCTGCTTCGCTGCGATTTCAGTTCGCTGGTCAGCTCTAGCTTATCCGCCAATTCACTTGCAGAACCCTCTACCACTGCTTGCACGCGCACGGTGCGGAAAGTGCCGAAGCTTGATGATAGGATTAGAAGGGCTGGGGGGCGATCGCCTCCGCTCACAGATTTTCGTAAGTAAGTTCTTTGTTTGCCCAGTGAGTTTCTGCCAGAAATTCACTGAATGTAGTCAGGAGTCTGGGAAATTCCGCTTCTCTTAAGCGCCTAACATCGGCTTGATAGCCTTGCGTGCGATACCACTTAATCAGGGCAAATAGTTCCCATCGCCAAAGAAGTAGAAATATCCATGCAGGTATTTCTCTGTAGACAACTGGCATGGACTGTGCTTCTGAGAAGCTCTGCGCCATTTGTAAAGGAGTTAGCACGTCGCCTGCCAGCTCAATTTCTTGACCAATGTACTTTTGTGCATTTTTCATGACATAAGCAGCAATGCGTCCCATATCCCTCGTTGTAATTAGATGTAGCGGTCTGTCGGGCTGAAGCGAAAAGGAGAAGACCCCTTTAAGGATGGATGGTCGCGTGTACTTCTTCCAAAACTCTTCCATAAATAGACAAGCTCTGAGCATAGTTGTTGGCAAGCCAGCCTGTTTGAAAACTTGCTCCACCTGATACTTCTGCTCGATATGGCTGACTCCAGAATTTCTCTCTGCCCCACCTGCGGAGTTATACACCAAATGCTCGATCTTGGCATCAACAGCCGCTCGTGCCAGTCGGTGCGCTCTCTCGATCTCTTGTGGATCGGGTTTAGCAGCATCGGCAGACAAACCGTGGCAGTAGACAGCCGAAATTCCCTTCAAAGCTGCTTGAAGCGATGCTTCATCATCCAAGTTAGCCTCAACTAGCTCAACGCCTGCATCACTTATTTTTGACAAATTAGGGCGGCTCAGGTCGATTTTTCTAGTGATGGCGTGTAAGTCAGTAACTCCAGTATCAAGAAATCCCTTGACTGCGTTTTTGCCAGTGCCGCCAGTCACTCCTATTAGCAAAACCCTACCAATTTTTGATTCCATGTCATTAGGGAAAAGCGATCGGGGACATTAAAAATCTTTGCTTGTTATCCTATATATTATTGAGCCACAAAAACCCCCCTTTTGGTGGTTTGGACTGCGAGAAAGACTGCTGGTATATGGGCGATGGTCGCGACAAGCGCGTTTCACCCTCGGCATCGCGATGAAGACGAAGAAGCTGCGATGGGGACAGGCTGACATAGATCGGTTTTCTCTCTACGATTTTCCTACCCGCCGCAGTGCGAATAGAGACACAATAATAAATAGAAATAAC from Chroococcidiopsis sp. SAG 2025 harbors:
- a CDS encoding alpha/beta hydrolase, with protein sequence MLQQLLTSKFFKSLGITLSLLLFPATGVQTAVAADRIYATYGAFESSVAIEDLAEFAKTGEIKGGLIDYARRLNPAQMERLRRILTTPVDLGPVAISQFLYSSIGETLLQRLGQLIRTEARLPGFYAIRSALIVAAAENRQGFTLLDVLRQFPTNGIRVNLGQSLEIVEELQAVINRTNQAIALVQRQSAAAIAQQPANFSQLPDLRQRGSFTWTKRTLELYDRSRDRAFIADFYLPREQGVGSREQGEERTRGQGRQGGQGSNYQLPITDYQLPTTNSPRFPVIVISHGLGSDRNTFRYLAQQLASYGFAVAVPEHPNSNAEQLRSLLNGRASAVTPPREFINRPLDVSYLLDVLAQIDRADPSFALNLQQVGVVGHSYGGYTALALAGAKLNFDQLQQDCQNLGETFNLSLLLQCRTLELPRTQYNLRDRRIKAAIAINPIASALFGKAGLSQVKIPVTIASSSDDKVAPALPEQILPFTWLSTKNKYLLLLAGGTHFSAADKSDPGSEPLPIPESVIGPDPTLAHRYLGAWSVAFFETYVALSQQYRPYLSADYARSISQMPLTLSLVQSLPLDSLTQ
- a CDS encoding translocation/assembly module TamB domain-containing protein, translating into MGRGNPTLGLAIMAGSTLLSNFQDNTTEIGEALGIDELRLFPTIVTEPEEQASVLGLAAEAVFDITNDFSISFSRVFAADAPWRYNLIYRLNDQILVRASTNLSGESQLLVEYEARF
- a CDS encoding NmrA family NAD(P)-binding protein is translated as MESKIGRVLLIGVTGGTGKNAVKGFLDTGVTDLHAITRKIDLSRPNLSKISDAGVELVEANLDDEASLQAALKGISAVYCHGLSADAAKPDPQEIERAHRLARAAVDAKIEHLVYNSAGGAERNSGVSHIEQKYQVEQVFKQAGLPTTMLRACLFMEEFWKKYTRPSILKGVFSFSLQPDRPLHLITTRDMGRIAAYVMKNAQKYIGQEIELAGDVLTPLQMAQSFSEAQSMPVVYREIPAWIFLLLWRWELFALIKWYRTQGYQADVRRLREAEFPRLLTTFSEFLAETHWANKELTYENL